One genomic window of Medicago truncatula cultivar Jemalong A17 chromosome 1, MtrunA17r5.0-ANR, whole genome shotgun sequence includes the following:
- the LOC25481855 gene encoding uncharacterized protein At4g00950, producing the protein MTSENNKKPDHDDELRSNYDTPKKLSLPTILTRPGFSSEAPTPPPRTTVISIPFKWEEAPGKPRSCHTRPELREREVNNVVRALELPPRLLSLERESTGNIYAPSPTTVLEGPYVGRAVSFTTSYRDNNNKDSVNFGSSRWGGLKKNNRIDREGSFDFSSWSVEGGDKVKITRVKRRGSFSHGTSHFWASIYGSFKQVVPWRRKQEKQQN; encoded by the exons ATGACTTCAGAGAATAATAAGAAACCTGATCATGATGATGAATTAAGGAGCAACTACGACACACCAAAGAAACTTTCTCTACCAACAATATTAACACGGCCGGGGTTTTCGTCGGAGGCACCAACTCCACCACCGCGAACAACGGTTATATCGATACCGTTTAAATGGGAGGAAGCACCAGGGAAGCCTAGGTCATGTCATACACGACCAGAGCTTAGAGAAAGAGAAGTTAACAACGTTGTTAGAGCTTTGGAACTTCCTCCTAGGTTGTTGTCTTTGGAGAGGGAGAGTACTGGCAATATTTACGCACCATCACCCACAACTGTTTTGGAAGGTCCTTACGTTGGACGGGCTGTGTCTTTTACGACGTCGTATAGGGATAATAATAACAAGGACAGTGTGAATTTTGGGTCTAGTAGGTGGGGTgggttgaagaaaaataatagaattgaTCGTGAGGGTAGTTTTGACTTTTCAAGTTGGAGTGTTGAGGGTGGTGATAAGGTGAAGATCACAAGAGTTAAGAGAAGGGGAAGCTTCTCACATGGAACTTCACATTTTTGG GCAAGTATTTATGGAAGCTTTAAGCAAGTGGTCCCATGGAGGCgcaaacaagaaaaacaacaaaattga